The following proteins are co-located in the Triticum aestivum cultivar Chinese Spring chromosome 1A, IWGSC CS RefSeq v2.1, whole genome shotgun sequence genome:
- the LOC123091132 gene encoding indole-3-acetic acid-amido synthetase GH3.8-like, with translation MRIYTERCRWEACTDNGGSSRVQSRGSPHGVSMALYTVHQHKEHPRTLLHLLGDGGRRRRLDGGQGDHRRSTLEMDEGLNAVCMHGRVADGSIGLLEIRVIPPGTSEELMDYAISHGASINQYKVPWCLTFPPIIELRMLHSRVVSIQFSPAVRHWTPTPTRRTKYDVST, from the exons ATGAGGATTTACACGGAGAGATGTAGGTGGGAGGCATGCACGGATAATGGCGGCAGCAGTCGAG TGCAATCGCGAGGCTCCCCCCATGGCGTGTCCATGGCGTTGTACACAGTACACCAGCACAAAGAGCATCCCCGGACACTACTTCATCTACTAGGAGACGGTGGGCGCCGGCGCCGGCTGGACGGTGGACAAGGAGACCATCGACGATCGACGCTTGAGATGGATGAGGGACTGAATGCGGTGTGCATGCATGGTAGAGTGGCGGACGGCTCCATCGGGCTGCTCGAGATCCGCGTCATCCCGCCCGGCACGTCCGAGGAGCTGATGGACTACGCTATCTCTCATGGCGCCTCCATCAACCAATACAAGGTGCCCTGGTGCTTGACGTTCCCGCCGATCATCGAGCTGCGCATGCTCCACTCGCGCGTGGTGTCTATCCAGTTTAGCCCTGCCGTGCGGCACTGGACCCCTACTCCCACCCGGCGCACGAAGTACGACGTTTCCACCTAA